The segment GACGCGTCATCTAACTCCTCGCCACCGGACTGACTAGCGAGTAGGTGATTGATAGTACGCGATATGTGGCTGATTCCGGCGTTCACGTGGGGAGGAGCCGTGGTCAATACGACGGTTGCTGCGTCGCCGTCCGCGGGTGTTGATAACTCGGTCGGGGAACGAGGTGAGCGGAGATACCGACTTGCAGACACCGCAAGGACGTCAATGGCTGCAAGACCGTCACTACATAGCTATCTAACCTTTCGTGCCGCATTCTGGTCTGGGTGAGATCGATGGCAATCGAAGATCCACTAAACAAAACGGAATACGAAACGCTCTCCCAGGGAATCCACGGCGGGGTACTCCGGCCTGGAGGCGACGGCTATGACGACGCCCGGACGATCTGGAACGCGATGATTGACCGGAAGCCAGCCATCATCGTCCGTCCTACTGGGGCGGCCGATGTGATCACTGCGGTCGATTTCGCCCGCGAACACGACCTCCCCCTCGCTGTCAAAGGTGGTGGCCACAACGTCGCCGGCAGCGCCGTCTGTGACGATGGCCTCATGATCGACCTGTCGCCGATGTCGTCGGTGCGGGTCGATCCCGCAGCACAAATCGCCCGTGTCGGGCCCGGGGCGACGATGGCCGACCTCGACCACGAAGCGCAGGCCTTCGGCCTCGCCACGCCCGGCGGCGTCATCTCGACTACGGGTGTCGCTGGAATCACGCTTGGAGGTGGACTCGGTTGGCTCAGCCGCAAATACGGCTTGACGGTCGACAATCTCCGATCGGTCGATGTCGTCACTGTAGACGGGGAAGTAATAACCGCAAGCGAAGACGAGAATGTGGACCTCTTCTGGGCGATCCGCGGTGGGGGCGGTAACTTCGGGATCGTCACGTCGTTCGAGTTCGACCTCCACGAGATCGGCCGGAACGTGCTCTTCGGTCCGATCGTCTACCCGTACGAGGATGCCCCTGACGTCCTCGCCCACTACCAGGAATTCACCCGGGACGCACCGCGGGACTGCTGCGTCTGGGCGAACAGTGTGGCGGCACCGCCGCTCCCGTTCCTTCCGGACGACGTCCACGGCACCACGGTCCTGATACTCGTCCTGTTTTACACTGGCGACCTCGAAAAGGGCAAGACAGTACTCGAACCGCTCCGTGAGTACGGCGATCCCATCGCCGACGCCGTGGCGCCGACTCGCTATACGGAGGCCCAACGCATGCTGGATGACCTGTACGTAGAGGGGGCTCGGAACTACTGGAAGGCGCCTAATTTCACGGAATGCACCGAGAAGACGATCGACACCATCACCGAATACGCGGACCGATTCCCGACACCGTACTCCGAAATCCTCATCCACCAGGTCGGAGGCGCCGTCAACGACGTCAAGTCGGATGCGACCGCATATCCGCATCGGGACACGGAATTCATCGTGACTGTTGCCGCGCGCTGGGAGGATCCGGCGAGAGACGACGAATGTATCGCATGGGTACGGGAGTGCCACGATGCTCTTGCCGACGGTGCGACCGGCGGGACATACGCGAACTTCGAGGGCGATCGCGAAGGCCGTGAGCAGAACGCCTACGGCGAGAACTACGATCGGCTCGCCGAGCTGAAAAGCAAGTACGACCCGAAGAACGTCTTCCGGCTGAATCAAAACGTGAAACCAGCAGACTAGAAGGGAACTGGTAGAGATCTACGCTCTATCTGCACGTCGATTCTGTCGGAATTTGTGCTACCCACTCCGTAGATGAAGCGATGAACTCGGGAAATGCGGCCTGAAGCCCACTAAGAATTCGGGCGTCATCGAGAGACCGCTCTCATACACCCTGTTCGAACACCTCGTCGAGACCCTTCGGATGCTCACAGTCGACTACCTCGTCTTCGTCGAGTGTCTCGTTCCCTTGATCGTCGATCTCCGGCGGCAGAGGGTGAATTTCGGTCTCCTCCAAGGCCCCGTCGTATTGGATTCGAATCCGTCGTGGTGGCTGGTTCTCGAGCAGTCAACACGTGCTGGATCCACCTCCGTATTTAGCACACCATCTCTGACACTAATTCATAGGGATATTGTAGAAGTTCATAGATTTCCTCACTCGGAATCAAGGGATTGAGTCGGTCGATGGACCACAGGAGTTTCCGATTGGCTACGATAATCCCTATCAGTAGTTCGATCTGAATCCGACGAATACACGGCGCGTATCGTCACCGTTCTGGATGCACGAAAACGGTGAGCGGAGTCGTTACGATACTGTGATGTACGTCTTCGTAGTCCCGACACCCTCGATTTCTTGAAGCTGCGACGTGATTGTCGGGAGCAGATCGGAGAGTTCCTCCGTTTCGACTTCGACGATGACGTCATATTCACCGGCGATGGCGTGTGCTTCGATTACACCGTCGATCTTGGTGGCCTCCGGGAGAATAGCCGGAGTGGTCCCCGCTGCGGTGATCACCATGACGTATGCCTTGACCATGGATGATATATGTTCCCAATCCACATCAATAGTGAACCGAATGCGACGAATCCGATCGATCAGTTCTCTGCAGTCAGCAGACCGTTCTCGACTATACGACTAGGTTGTACTCCGGCAGGGTACAATCATCTCTGACCTTCTCACCTCGTGGACCGTCTCTGTGCCCCGAAGTCGCAGAACTGCGCGATACGACACACGGTATCAGGACCTCCACGGTGCTGCGGCAACGACGTTCTCGGTGCTCGCGATCACTACACGATCGGTCTACGGCTTGGGCTGGCGGTCGAATGTCAGTCCTGACTCCGTGACACGGTGCGTGTTCCTCTCAACGCGGGAATGGAGTGATGCGTCAGGGCGGTGGGATAGTCCGCCCGCCTGCTCGCGTTTCGCGGTCACATGGATCTCTGATCTCTGGCGTGGTCGTCTCGACCCTATGAGCATTCGCAGGACGCCTCGAAGCCCGCCGAGCACGAATTCCCGCTTGTAGCCCCAAATCGACTGCGGCCTTGCCGACGTGGTACTGGCGATCGGTTAACGCTCCGAGCGTTCCCGGTACGCACGTTTGGTAGTTACCGACAGAGCGAACCCCGGTTGGAGCTTCCTCCGAAAGCCCCGAGGGAACGCCTTCAACAGCGGGATCGGGCCGACGATTTCAGACACTGATCTGTTTTCACTCGGTGACTATATCACGTGGCACGTTATCATATATCGTAGTGTTCACCAATGACACGAGAATGGACCATCAAGGGGGACTACGTCGAGGCCTGCAACTGCGACGTCGCATGCCAGTGCGTATGGCTAGAGCCGCCGGACGACGACGTCTGTAACGTCTCGTTAGCGTGGCACATCGAGGAGGGGAACTACGGCGACGTCGATCTGAACGGACTGGACGTCGGTATGCTCATCTCGACCGAGGAGGGCGTCATGTTCGGCCCCGAAACGGAGTGGGACGTCGTGCTACTCGTCGACGAGACGGCCGACGACGACCAGCACGCGGCTATCGAGGACATCTACTTCGGCCGCGCCGGCGGGATCTGGGCGCCCGTCGCCGACACGCACGTCAGGTCCGCCGACGTCGCGACCGTTCCGATCAGCTTCTCGCGGGACGGATCGGACTTCTCCGTCGAGATCGGGGACGTCCTCCAAATGGACGCGAGCGGCGCGGTCGGGTTCAACGAGGAGGTCGGCACGATCTCACCCCACCCGCTGACGAAGAGCCACGAGGTCCAGACCGGCAAGTCGACGACGGCCACCGTCTCCTACGACGACCGGTTCACGTGGGACGTCTCGGGGAACAACGCCTACCTCGGCGACTTCGAGCTGGCGAACGCCTGACGACGGAACACCGATTCAGACGATCAGAGATGAACACGTATGACTCGTTTCGGGACCGAATCGATCCGCGGCGCGTCCCCATCGTCGTGCTCGTCACCTACGTGATCGCGTTACTCGCATGGGCGGCACTCATCGGTCGCTGGCTCCCGATGCCCGGCGGGGAGATGAACGCACGGATGCACACGTCCGATCCGGGGGTGCCGGAGGCGATGGCGCTCTCGAACGGGATGACCGGTATCGTCCTGTACCTGCTCATGTGGGGCGTGATGATGATCGCGATGATGTACCCCTCGTCGGTCCCGCTCTTCCGGCTGTACTCCACAACGCTCGCGGGGACGACGACCGCGGGCAAAACGGCGCGGATCGGAGCGTTCATCGGAACGTACGCGCTCGTCTGGACGCTGACCGGCATCGTGCCACTCGCCCTCAATCGGGTGGTGTCTGTCGCGACTCTCACGAATGCCCACGGCGGACTCCTGATGGGAGGGACGCTCCTACTCCTGTCGGGATACCAGCTCTCCCCGTACAAATACCGGTGTCTACGGTACTGCCGGTCGCCGCTCGGGTTCCTGATGGGGCACCACCGGCCGGGGGTCCGTGGTGCCGTCCGGATGAGCTGGCGGTTCAGCGTCTTCTGCGTCGGGTGCTGTTGGGCGCTGTTCGCGTTCATGGTGGTCGTGGGTTCGATGAACCTCATCTGGATGGCGCTCATTGCGGTGGCGCTCTCGCTCGAACGGACCGTCGCGTGGGGTGAGCAACTGGCACGTGCGGTCGGTGTCCTCGCTGGCACGGCTGGGATCGCTCTCATCGCGATCTCGACGATATAGAGCCGTTCTTCAACTAAATACGCGCCCTGTATACGGTACGTCACTTCCCTCGATCGCCGACGATTCCACCGAGACGTATCGTCCCGCTCTCCTCGACAATCCAAGCACGCCGGGTGTGGTATCTCTTCAGACGAGCGCGTGATTTAAAATGACACATGGGGATTCGGTAAAAACGGTACGCGAGAGGTCACATCGGGATCGGAGTCCGACGATCACCTGCTCGTTACTCTCGGTACGCCTCGTGCTCTGGACCCCACTCGCTTCGCGGGAGCTCCTTCCAGAAGTAATCGCCGCGGGGTGGGATGTCGTCGGCGTCAGCCGGGTCGACCTCGTAGAGGTCACCGGACGCAAGACCCTCCAGAATCTCGGTCATGACGTTGTTGATTACGGTGACGAGCCTCCCGTTCGATGCGTTGCCGAGCTGGGACGCCTGCCCGCGGAACTCGAAGAGGACGCTGCCACGTCCCCGGACGCCGTGTGCATTCCGTGCGATGTTCGCAGTGGTCCCGCCGGGGTAGAGGTCCCACGTCGTATGACCGTAGCCCTCGGTTTGCTGGTAGGCGTACGCGGAGATCTGTCGCGAGAGATTCACCGCGTCCTCAGGGGCTGCCTCGTTGAGCGGCCACCGGGTTGACGCGTTGACCATCTCGCAGTCCTCGTTGCGGTAGGTGAACTGGTGGTGCCAGTCGGTGACGATGTCGGCGCCGACCTCATCCGCCTTGTCGAGCACCGCTTGGGTCTCCGGCGACGGGTTCTCGTCCGGAATCAGGTCGGGGTCGATGCCGTCGATATCGGCGAGGAGATCCGGATCGATGCCGAAGTAGTGCTGCCGGTTCGGGTCGACCGACCCACACTGATCCGGTCCGAAGTACGGACCATCATGGCAGACGTCCTCTGGCCGTGCGTTCGCCCGTGTAGGCGTCTCGTTGTCGTCTGCCGGTGCCCAGCCATCGGGGTTGTGTCGCGGGACGACGTGGAGCGTCAGTTCGTCGAGGACGTCATCGGTGCGGCGCCCGCCGGCGGCGAGCCACTGGAGAAGCCGCAGGACGGCCTCGGTCACGTGCTGCTCGTCGCCGTGTTGCTGGGTGACGTAGAAGACGTCGGTGTCGCCATCACCGGCGCGCATGTAGGGGATATCGCGGCCCTGCCACGTTTCGCCGATCGGCTCGTACTCGAGGTCGCTCCGGGCGTCGAGTTGCTCGAGCGTCCCGTACAGCTCGTCGTTGCTCGTGAAAGCGTTGTAATTGATGGTCGCTGTTTCTGGGACGAACGGCCCACCTGGCTTGATGAAGTCGTCCGGACACTCCTGTGCTGCTACTCGCCCGGATGCGGCGATTCCCACTGCCGTAGCCCCGCCGATGCTTTTCAGTACTTGTCGTTGTTTCATTATTCAAATTAACTCATATAGATAATGAATATTAGCTCTTATCATTGAAATAGCTGATAACGATCCGGGCAACGAATAGTCGAGTGGGCGTTCTACGTTTCGTCAGCGACGTACGTAACGAACAAACCACTACTCGTCAGCATCTACCTCGACGGCCCATTCGACGCTTTGTCACTCGCAGGGGGTTTCACCACGACCGTTCGTTCCACTTCCCTAGATAATTGCTATGACCGCAGATCTTCGCTGCCGGAGGTGATCGCGCACCAGTCCGGTCGGTTCCGGCGACGATCGACCGGAAGCGATTTCGGCTTCGCAGACACATACACTCATAATTCGCCTGGATCCCATTCAACAAACGCACCAATGTCACGCTACGATGATCTCTTCGACGATGTGGCCGCGAATGACTCAGTGTTCGCCGACAAGAGCGTCCTCGATCCCTTATCGGAGCCGGACGAGATCGTTCCTCGGACCGACCAGGAACGGGCGTTAGCGACGACTCTAACGGGTGTCACCGAGGGCTATCTCCCGACGACCGTCTCGATCTACGGCCCGCCAGGGACCGGGAAGACGATCACGACGCGACGGCTCTGCCGGGAGTTCGCCACCCGACAGAGCGACGTCGGTGTGGAGTACGTTAATCTCAAGGAGTGTCGGACGATCTTCAGCGCGGCCAACGAGATCCTGTTTGTCCTCGGCGGCGAGAAACGGGGTTCGTACGCCGGATTGGACGGCGTGTTCGAGGCGATCTGGGAACGGCTCGAGGCGTACCCCGAGTGGACGATCCTGATTCTCGACGAGATCGACCACATCCAGCACGACGCGAACTACGATCCCAGCGACTTCTTCTATCGCTTGCTTCGGGGGGAGGGCAAGCTCACGCGGGATCTCAACCTCTCGGTGTTCCTGATCAGCAACGAGCTGTTGACGGTGGATCTGCGCCTCGACAGTCGGGTCGAGAGCGCGATGGGCGGCGAGGAGGTGTTCTTCCCACCCTATACCGAGGAAGAGTTACGCGCGATCGTCGGCGCCCGGATCGACCGGGCGTTCGTCGACGGTGTGTTGAGCGAGGCGGCGTTCGAGCGCGGTATTGAGGAGGCCGCCCAACGATGGGGTGACGCCCGGAAGACGCTCCGGCTGTTCCGCCAGGCCGGCGAGCGGGCGAACGAGCGCGGCCTTGAGCAGGTGACCGTCGACTGTCTCGTCGACAGCCTCGAGGGGACCGAACGCGAGACGACGGTGGCAAAACTGCAGAGCCTGCCGCTGCGCCATCTGGTCGTGTTGGCGGCGGCCGTGGGGACACGGGATTCCGAGGGGACGATCATCCAGCCGGTTCGGACCAGCCGGATCCACGACCGCCTGAACCAGGAATCGACGGCCGAGCGGTTCCGCTTGGGTGAAAGGGCGATCCAGGGGCTCGTCGGCGACCTCAAGACCATGGGGCTCGTCGAGACGTGGGTCGAGTCCAACGGGCGGGACGGGCGCGCGATGTACGTCGAGATGACGTTCGATCCCGAGTGGGTCGACGAGGCCCAGACTGCGGTCGCAAATGAACTGGTGTCGGCGAAGGAGCGATGATAGCTGGATCGCCCAGTGAAGTCCGATATCGATCGTGGTCGCCATACGAAAACGGAGACTCGAGTTCGAGCGCGTATGCCACGAGGACAACTGTTCGTCGAGTCGCGTTCCATCCCTTGTCGTTGATCACCCATAGAACAGCAGCAGCGCAGACACGAGACCACTCGACTCGTTCGAGTTCGAGTGTCGACGATTCGACGCGAAGTATCCATCGTCATTCATCACCAACCTGCCTGGACGCGTCTGTGGCTTGCCGCGCGGTAGCGAGGGTGGTCCCGGACGGACGATCGCATGCGGGTGCGAGCCCACGAGGACAGTCTCCCGGCGAATCGGTGCGGTCGTGGCTCGGTCAGCCGGACGACAACTCGAAGAGCGGATCGCTTCGAACCGATGCAGCCTCCGAACCCGTACCTCGGGCTGGATTCGGCGTTCATGACTCCCATGTCCCTTCTTGGCGAAGCCCGAACGGCCGGCATCTAACAGGTAGTCATCGACCGCGTAGCGGGTTCGAATCGACCACCGACTCGGTCGAGTCGATAATCGATCAACAGCTATACGGCGTTGAACCTTCCGATAGCGTTCGATACCAACATACGGTCCGAACGGCTGCTGCGTGATGATGCTCGACGGCTGAGTACACACCCCGATCGGAGATCGTGCAGTCGGCCAGAATCGACCAGGTCGATAAGCGTCGCTATTCGGACGGTCTCTCGCTGAGCGATGCTAGCTGGGCGACGAACGATCCACATCCGGTTCGCGAACTCGAAATTGGGGTGATCGATACCGAAACCGAGTCGAGGAGGTGGATCGGACGATCGATCCACGACGACGCGATGGTCGACTCTACAGGGGTATCTGCAGTCCGGATCAGGGATTCAGACGGCGTGCCTCCGACCGCTACTTACTGGCGCCTGTTCACTTTCACCACGCTACCCTATCATTTATATTTATCCACGGTAAATAATAATTGAGAACCGCCACCGAACGATCTACCGTCACGACCCTCCAACCATGTCATCTCAATCACTAGACGACCCAGAAGAATCGGAAATCGATCGCGAAGGAGTTCTCTCGATACTCGAGGAAGCCATCTACGACGTTCGTAACCGGACGAAGGAACGGGAGGTCGAAACGCTCGATGACGAGCAGATGCTGATCAATTGGTACCGAACGCTCGGTATCCTCAGCGGGCAGTATCGCATGCTCCAGAAGGACGCCGATATTGACGCGATGGAGGAGAATATCGAGCTGTTGCGCGTGGCCGCCGACCAAGGAGACAGGGGGGGACGGTGATGAGCAAGCGTACTCTCGAACGCTGGATTGACGAACTGAACGACGACATCCTCGGTGATCTCGACCCCGGTGAATGGAGCCAGATCGTGCTGCAAGCGCAGGCGGCTGATAACGAACACTGGATCGATCGACTCGTCGAAACCTGTCCGCGATCCACCTACAGAGCGACTGAGAGGGCGTTCACCGATCGGGCGAGGTTGGCTCAGCGGATCGCCCGTCACGCGGTCTACGAACTCCATACGACGTATCTCCGCTACGCATTCACGCGGAACAAACAGTATTACATCGTGAACCTCGGTCATGAGCGCGATGAAGTGCCGTCAGACGAGGAATTCGAACGGATATACGAGGTGTTCGCTGAGTTACAGACGGTGTTCGCCAAACTCTACATCAGCTACCACGTACACCGACGGTTCGCAACCGAGGTCATCGGCGTCGATCTCGAAACATGGCTGGCCATCCATTACGAAGGGGCTACTGTCTCCGCGATCGTCGCGGACACGGTCGACGATCGGTCAAATATCGAACACGCCGAATCGTACTTCAACAGGCTGCTTGAGGCATATGGCGACACTCTCGACGCGGACCAGATACCACACGACGATCAGCGGGTGACGCTCAATGACGTAGCTGGGTTGCACTACGAGCGGTTAGCATCGATTTGGGAGGAGGCTATTACGGAGCTCCCGAACTGAGAGCGGAACACCGGTAGGGGAGTACGCCTCGAGACCTCGACTCATCTTGTTCAACAGTTCCCCGACTCGCCATCAGGTGGACTGACGATCACGATTCGGTCATCCCTATTGCCAGTTTACGCACACTAAATCGTTCTTTGGCTGCTAGTTGGCATACCAGTCGTTCGCCACGAGTATCACGGGTACAATCAGAATAAGCTAACGTCGATCCATACTGCTATACTGACTGGAAGGCCGAGAGGAGTCCCGTGACGGCTCCAACGGATCACTCGCGAAGCCCGTTGAAACCGATGGCTCACTCGAGGTCGGTGCGTTCGAACCGTCTCTCGCCGGTTCGCTCGTGACCGTCCGCGAGGGCGGCGGACAACAGTGCGTGCTCCGCTTTCCGGAGGTGTTCGTGGAGGGTGGCACGGCTGATTCCCAGTTCCTCGGCGAGCCCCTCGTTCGTGATTTCGCGCGGCCAGTCGTAGTAGCCACGCGCGAGCGCTTCGGTGACGACTTCGCGCTGGCGGTCGGTCAGCGGCGAGTCCGCGCCGGCTCTGAACTCCTCGAGCTTCCCGAGCGTGACCGTGCCGAATGTGCCCAGATCGTCGATGATGGCCTTGAGGTCCTCACGCCGGAACGCGAGGACGTTGTACTCCCGCTGCCGACCCGAAACGGTGTTCGATCGCCGGAGCGTGCCGTGGTTCCGATAGATGGCCGAGTACGCGCCACAGGACGGCTTGGTGACGAGCAGGTTCCCGTCGTCGAGGCGCTTGACGTGTTCGACGTGATCGGCGGCTTCGAGTTCCGATTGGAAGGTATCGGTATGGCGGCCCGAACGGAGGACGAACGTCACGAGCCCGTTCTGGACCTCTTCGATCTCGATCGGGACCGGACCGTCGACGTCCGCCGTGAGTCGCCGGAGGATACAGTCCCGGTGTTGGGTGAAGTGGACCGTCGCGAGAAACATCCTGGCGACCTGTGCCAACGCGACCCACGGTGAAAAACGTAGCTGCTCGGCCCGGTCGATGACGCCGTCACCGGGGCGTTGGTATATAAACAACCAACAGCTGTTGGGGGAATCCTTACTCGCCACTACGGTGTCTCCCGTACTGTACGATAGCACATGACACATAATCTCGGCGTCGACGTCGGCGGGACGTTCACCGACGTGATCGTCTTCGACGAGACGACGCACGAACTCACGATCGACAAGGTCCTCTCGACGCCGGCGAACCCCTCGGAGGGGGTTCTTCGCGGCGTTGAGGAGGCGACCGAAAAGGCCGGGACGTCGGTCGCCGAACTCGATCTCCTGTTTCACGGCACGACGGTCGTGACGAACATGCTCCTCGAGGAGACCGGTGCCCGGGTCGGACTCGTCACGACGGCGGGCCACGAGGACGTCCTCCACCTGGCGCGGGCGTGGACGCCCGGCCCGCTGTACGGCTGGATGGACATGGAGAAGCCGGCGCCGCTCGCCGATCTGGTGGACACGCGGGGCGTCGCCGGCCGGATCAGCTCGCCGGACGGCGAGGAGGCCGAACCGCTCGACGAGGCCGCGGTCCGGGAGGCAGTTCGGGACCTCGACGCGGCCGGCGTCGAGTCGGTGACCGTCGCGCTGTTGAACGCCTATCTCAACCCCGCACACGAACGGCGGGTACGGGAGATCGTTGCCGAGGAAGCCCCGGAGCTCCCGGTGTCGATCTCCGCGGAGATCGTCCCCGAATACGGCGAGTACGAACGGACCCTCACGACGGTCATCAACGACTACGCCCGGCCGACGGTGATCGGGTATCTCGACGACCTCGACGAGTCGCTCTCGGCGGCCGGCTCCGAGGCCACGATGAACGTCGTCCGCTCCGACGGCGGGTTGATGAGCTCCGGGGCCGCAAAAGAGCGGCCCGTCGAACTCGCGCTCTCGGGGCCCAGTGGTGGTGTCGTCGGGGCGGCGACCATCGCCTCGACGAAGGGCGTTCCCGACGTTCTGACCCTGGACATGGGCGGGACCTCGACGGACGTCTCGCTCGTCGAGGACGGGGCACCCGGGACGACGCGCCAGACGAAGGTCGGGTATCGGGAGTTCAAGTCCCGCTCGGTCGACGTCAATACCGTGGGAGCCGGTGGCGGCTCGATCGCGCGCGTCCAGCTCAACGGCTCGCTGCAGGTCGGCCCCGAGAGCGCCGGCGCCGATCCCGGCCCGGCGTGTTACGGCCAAGGCGGCGAGGAACCGACCGTCACCGACGCGAACGTCGTTTTGGGTCGGATTCCGCCCTCCGTCCAACTCGGCGGACGAATGGCGTTGGACAGGGAGGCCGCGCGGGATGCGGTCGCGACGATCGCGGACGAACGCGGGACGACCGTCGAGGAGGCCGCACAGGCGATCCTCGACATCGTCAACGAGAACATGCACGGCGCGCTCCGGGTTGTCTCGGTCGAACGCGGCTACGATCCCCGCGAGTTCGGGCTGGTCGCCTTCGGCGGTGCCGGACCGATGCACGCCAACGCGCTGGCGGCCGTGATGGACACCTACCCCCTGATCGTCCCGCCGGGGCCGGGCGTCATGTCCGCCTTCGGCTTTCTCACCTCCGACATCCAAAACGAGTTCTCGGAGACGTATCTCGAGACCGACGAGGACGTCGCGGGGGCCGACGTCGCCGAAGCGTTGGGCTCGCTCGAAGCCGAGGCGAGCGAGTGGCTCGCCTCCGAGGGCGTCGACGAAGCGGACCACGCCTTCGAGTACGTCGCCGACTGCCGGTACTTCCGTCAGGACATCCAGATGTCG is part of the Halalkalicoccus sp. NIPERK01 genome and harbors:
- a CDS encoding DUF2182 domain-containing protein translates to MNTYDSFRDRIDPRRVPIVVLVTYVIALLAWAALIGRWLPMPGGEMNARMHTSDPGVPEAMALSNGMTGIVLYLLMWGVMMIAMMYPSSVPLFRLYSTTLAGTTTAGKTARIGAFIGTYALVWTLTGIVPLALNRVVSVATLTNAHGGLLMGGTLLLLSGYQLSPYKYRCLRYCRSPLGFLMGHHRPGVRGAVRMSWRFSVFCVGCCWALFAFMVVVGSMNLIWMALIAVALSLERTVAWGEQLARAVGVLAGTAGIALIAISTI
- a CDS encoding FAD-binding oxidoreductase; its protein translation is MAIEDPLNKTEYETLSQGIHGGVLRPGGDGYDDARTIWNAMIDRKPAIIVRPTGAADVITAVDFAREHDLPLAVKGGGHNVAGSAVCDDGLMIDLSPMSSVRVDPAAQIARVGPGATMADLDHEAQAFGLATPGGVISTTGVAGITLGGGLGWLSRKYGLTVDNLRSVDVVTVDGEVITASEDENVDLFWAIRGGGGNFGIVTSFEFDLHEIGRNVLFGPIVYPYEDAPDVLAHYQEFTRDAPRDCCVWANSVAAPPLPFLPDDVHGTTVLILVLFYTGDLEKGKTVLEPLREYGDPIADAVAPTRYTEAQRMLDDLYVEGARNYWKAPNFTECTEKTIDTITEYADRFPTPYSEILIHQVGGAVNDVKSDATAYPHRDTEFIVTVAARWEDPARDDECIAWVRECHDALADGATGGTYANFEGDREGREQNAYGENYDRLAELKSKYDPKNVFRLNQNVKPAD
- a CDS encoding DUF1326 domain-containing protein, giving the protein MTREWTIKGDYVEACNCDVACQCVWLEPPDDDVCNVSLAWHIEEGNYGDVDLNGLDVGMLISTEEGVMFGPETEWDVVLLVDETADDDQHAAIEDIYFGRAGGIWAPVADTHVRSADVATVPISFSRDGSDFSVEIGDVLQMDASGAVGFNEEVGTISPHPLTKSHEVQTGKSTTATVSYDDRFTWDVSGNNAYLGDFELANA
- a CDS encoding helix-turn-helix domain-containing protein, which gives rise to MAQVARMFLATVHFTQHRDCILRRLTADVDGPVPIEIEEVQNGLVTFVLRSGRHTDTFQSELEAADHVEHVKRLDDGNLLVTKPSCGAYSAIYRNHGTLRRSNTVSGRQREYNVLAFRREDLKAIIDDLGTFGTVTLGKLEEFRAGADSPLTDRQREVVTEALARGYYDWPREITNEGLAEELGISRATLHEHLRKAEHALLSAALADGHERTGERRFERTDLE
- a CDS encoding hydantoinase/oxoprolinase family protein, encoding MTHNLGVDVGGTFTDVIVFDETTHELTIDKVLSTPANPSEGVLRGVEEATEKAGTSVAELDLLFHGTTVVTNMLLEETGARVGLVTTAGHEDVLHLARAWTPGPLYGWMDMEKPAPLADLVDTRGVAGRISSPDGEEAEPLDEAAVREAVRDLDAAGVESVTVALLNAYLNPAHERRVREIVAEEAPELPVSISAEIVPEYGEYERTLTTVINDYARPTVIGYLDDLDESLSAAGSEATMNVVRSDGGLMSSGAAKERPVELALSGPSGGVVGAATIASTKGVPDVLTLDMGGTSTDVSLVEDGAPGTTRQTKVGYREFKSRSVDVNTVGAGGGSIARVQLNGSLQVGPESAGADPGPACYGQGGEEPTVTDANVVLGRIPPSVQLGGRMALDREAARDAVATIADERGTTVEEAAQAILDIVNENMHGALRVVSVERGYDPREFGLVAFGGAGPMHANALAAVMDTYPLIVPPGPGVMSAFGFLTSDIQNEFSETYLETDEDVAGADVAEALGSLEAEASEWLASEGVDEADHAFEYVADCRYFRQDIQMSIPITLENLRSESGLAEIKDDFEARHDRQFGFSLDAPLEIATLRVIGKGRLQGVTIEERSLTDADPSGAELDSHEVYFDGEYYDTSVYDRAELRPGNELTGPAIVTDDDSTVVVQPDQAATIDRYGNIEINRGAGQ
- a CDS encoding Cdc6/Cdc18 family protein, yielding MSRYDDLFDDVAANDSVFADKSVLDPLSEPDEIVPRTDQERALATTLTGVTEGYLPTTVSIYGPPGTGKTITTRRLCREFATRQSDVGVEYVNLKECRTIFSAANEILFVLGGEKRGSYAGLDGVFEAIWERLEAYPEWTILILDEIDHIQHDANYDPSDFFYRLLRGEGKLTRDLNLSVFLISNELLTVDLRLDSRVESAMGGEEVFFPPYTEEELRAIVGARIDRAFVDGVLSEAAFERGIEEAAQRWGDARKTLRLFRQAGERANERGLEQVTVDCLVDSLEGTERETTVAKLQSLPLRHLVVLAAAVGTRDSEGTIIQPVRTSRIHDRLNQESTAERFRLGERAIQGLVGDLKTMGLVETWVESNGRDGRAMYVEMTFDPEWVDEAQTAVANELVSAKER
- a CDS encoding M14 family zinc carboxypeptidase, coding for MKQRQVLKSIGGATAVGIAASGRVAAQECPDDFIKPGGPFVPETATINYNAFTSNDELYGTLEQLDARSDLEYEPIGETWQGRDIPYMRAGDGDTDVFYVTQQHGDEQHVTEAVLRLLQWLAAGGRRTDDVLDELTLHVVPRHNPDGWAPADDNETPTRANARPEDVCHDGPYFGPDQCGSVDPNRQHYFGIDPDLLADIDGIDPDLIPDENPSPETQAVLDKADEVGADIVTDWHHQFTYRNEDCEMVNASTRWPLNEAAPEDAVNLSRQISAYAYQQTEGYGHTTWDLYPGGTTANIARNAHGVRGRGSVLFEFRGQASQLGNASNGRLVTVINNVMTEILEGLASGDLYEVDPADADDIPPRGDYFWKELPRSEWGPEHEAYRE
- a CDS encoding Lrp/AsnC ligand binding domain-containing protein, with translation MVKAYVMVITAAGTTPAILPEATKIDGVIEAHAIAGEYDVIVEVETEELSDLLPTITSQLQEIEGVGTTKTYITVS